From the Archangium lipolyticum genome, one window contains:
- a CDS encoding extensin-like protein, protein MKKAFEQNVSRAKPRLRLGAFTGVVDPVAPDEAQEPEAQVQAPEQEQAPEQSVEPEQARAPEPPRAPEPAPAPANDLSTEVRARIERARAHQAVEVAAPVAHVEAPEHEVEVQTPAPPREELDSHARRERLKERLKAVRENPRPEPLPASVAEAGLRAVERISALQAELTKVKALNLSLTQELEVSRRQAEKATEEARLRMDEARRLATDMEGRVKLLADLERELAALEGERDEALLSLQEARQAMQASAQERMTLEAAVAEAKKALADSLSEEERLAGELEAAKDDASALRRAVDALQGERDVLAQQVASLTAERAELLEARKALEAVHRALSHAVVR, encoded by the coding sequence ATGAAGAAGGCCTTCGAACAGAACGTGTCCCGCGCCAAGCCGCGCCTCCGCCTGGGGGCGTTCACCGGTGTAGTCGACCCCGTCGCGCCCGACGAGGCGCAGGAGCCCGAGGCGCAGGTGCAGGCGCCCGAGCAGGAGCAGGCTCCGGAGCAGTCCGTGGAGCCCGAGCAGGCCCGGGCCCCCGAGCCGCCGCGGGCCCCCGAGCCGGCTCCGGCTCCGGCCAATGACCTGTCCACCGAGGTGCGTGCCCGCATCGAGCGCGCCCGCGCCCATCAGGCGGTGGAGGTGGCCGCCCCGGTGGCGCACGTGGAGGCGCCCGAGCACGAGGTGGAGGTGCAGACGCCGGCCCCGCCCCGTGAGGAGCTGGACTCCCACGCCCGCCGCGAGCGGCTGAAGGAGCGCCTCAAGGCGGTGCGCGAGAACCCGCGTCCCGAGCCCCTGCCGGCCAGCGTGGCCGAGGCGGGCCTGCGTGCGGTGGAGCGCATCTCCGCGCTGCAGGCGGAGCTCACGAAGGTGAAGGCGCTCAACCTCTCGCTCACGCAGGAACTGGAGGTGTCGCGGCGCCAGGCGGAGAAGGCCACGGAGGAGGCCCGTCTGCGCATGGACGAGGCGCGCCGGCTGGCCACCGACATGGAGGGCCGGGTGAAGCTGCTGGCCGACCTCGAGCGCGAGCTGGCGGCGCTGGAGGGCGAGCGAGACGAGGCCCTGCTGTCGCTGCAGGAGGCGCGTCAGGCCATGCAGGCGTCCGCACAGGAGCGCATGACGCTGGAGGCCGCCGTCGCCGAGGCCAAGAAGGCCCTGGCCGACAGCCTCTCCGAGGAGGAGCGGCTCGCCGGCGAGCTGGAGGCGGCCAAGGACGATGCCTCCGCGTTGCGCCGTGCCGTGGACGCGCTCCAGGGCGAGCGGGACGTGCTGGCCCAGCAGGTGGCCTCGCTCACCGCCGAGCGCGCCGAGCTGCTCGAGGCCCGCAAGGCGCTCGAGGCCGTGCACCGCGCCCTCAGCCACGCCGTGGTGCGCTGA
- a CDS encoding ParA family protein: MDAPTYSTKQVAEMLGLPPKSIASVLKQDSYTGTEVWALRAQLGAYPQPLGRRKQLFLNFKGGTGKTSLSTSYAWRLAELGHNVLIVDLDSQGHATKCLGFEGEDFDKTLLNVLVRKSPMSEVIQKSSLPNLHFVPSNLTMSTVDLALMPMAGREFKLRNALKEVEAQYDVIVFDAPPSFGLLNLNALMAANDLFVPVLADFLSFHGLKLLFETVQSLEEDLNHVLDHVFIVVNSFNATFKLAKEALEALQTHYPEYLLPTIIRQCTKFAQASSEGRPVFVADPSSKGATDIEALIQNVLPRLRANAAPGSDTGAQQAG; the protein is encoded by the coding sequence CAAGCAGGTCGCCGAGATGCTCGGCCTGCCGCCAAAGTCCATCGCCTCGGTGCTGAAGCAGGACAGCTACACCGGCACGGAGGTGTGGGCGTTGCGGGCGCAGCTCGGCGCGTACCCGCAGCCGCTCGGCCGGCGCAAGCAGCTCTTCCTCAACTTCAAGGGCGGTACGGGCAAGACGTCCCTGTCCACCTCCTATGCCTGGCGCCTGGCGGAGCTGGGCCACAACGTCCTCATCGTCGACCTCGACAGCCAGGGCCACGCCACCAAGTGCCTGGGCTTCGAGGGCGAGGACTTCGACAAGACGCTCCTCAACGTGCTGGTGCGCAAGTCACCCATGTCGGAGGTCATCCAGAAGTCCTCCCTGCCCAACCTGCACTTCGTGCCCTCCAACCTCACCATGTCCACGGTGGACCTGGCGCTGATGCCCATGGCGGGGCGTGAGTTCAAGCTGCGCAACGCCCTCAAGGAGGTGGAGGCCCAGTACGACGTCATCGTCTTCGACGCGCCACCGTCCTTCGGGCTGCTCAACCTCAACGCGCTGATGGCGGCCAACGACCTGTTCGTCCCGGTGCTGGCCGACTTCCTCTCCTTCCACGGCCTCAAGCTGCTCTTCGAGACGGTGCAGAGCCTGGAGGAGGACCTCAACCACGTGCTGGACCACGTCTTCATCGTGGTCAACTCCTTCAACGCCACCTTCAAGCTGGCCAAGGAGGCGCTGGAGGCGCTGCAGACGCATTACCCGGAGTACCTGCTGCCGACGATCATCCGGCAGTGCACGAAGTTCGCGCAGGCCTCGAGCGAGGGCCGGCCCGTCTTCGTGGCGGACCCGTCTTCCAAGGGGGCCACCGACATCGAGGCCCTCATCCAGAACGTACTTCCGCGCTTGCGAGCGAACGCGGCTCCCGGTAGCGATACCGGTGCGCAGCAGGCCGGTTGA